The following proteins are encoded in a genomic region of Micrococcaceae bacterium Sec5.8:
- a CDS encoding FMN reductase produces MESRRITVLSAGLGVPSSSRLLADQLAASAQRQLAAAGYGVDIAVVELRDIAVDIANNFVTGYAGPALADVIAGVVASDGIIAVSPVFSASYSGLFKSFIDVLDPSSLEGKAVLLGATAGTDRHQMVLDFAMRPLFTYLRSRTAGTAVFAGPQDWGHNDGAVSPLSARIDRASGEFAGLLLGPQPHSRQGALESLPFEQLLAGISGRH; encoded by the coding sequence GTGGAATCGCGCCGCATTACCGTTCTCTCCGCCGGACTGGGCGTCCCGTCGTCCAGCCGCCTGCTGGCTGACCAGTTGGCAGCCTCCGCGCAGCGGCAGTTGGCCGCCGCAGGTTACGGCGTCGACATCGCGGTGGTCGAACTGCGGGACATCGCCGTAGACATCGCCAATAATTTTGTGACTGGCTACGCGGGTCCGGCGCTGGCCGACGTCATCGCGGGTGTTGTGGCCTCGGACGGCATCATCGCTGTCAGTCCGGTCTTCAGCGCGTCCTACAGCGGCCTCTTCAAGTCTTTCATCGACGTCCTCGACCCCTCCTCCCTTGAGGGCAAGGCCGTGTTGCTGGGCGCCACTGCCGGAACTGACCGGCACCAGATGGTCCTCGACTTCGCCATGCGGCCCCTGTTCACCTACCTTCGTAGCCGGACAGCCGGCACGGCTGTTTTTGCCGGTCCGCAGGATTGGGGTCATAACGACGGCGCCGTCTCACCGCTTTCCGCGCGGATCGACCGGGCGTCAGGCGAATTCGCCGGCCTGCTGCTGGGTCCACAACCGCATTCCAGGCAGGGCGCTCTCGAATCTCTGCCGTTCGAGCAGTTGCTAGCGGGTATTTCCGGGCGGCACTGA